The genomic interval CAAATCATCATATTGCAAAATTCTTTCTTAAGCATTATAATCAGCCAAAGGCTTTAATTTTAGTGGATTATTTGTAACATTGCTTTGTCATGTAACAAAATGGCTTGTCATGTACTCTTGACAAATACCTTAACAGAATTGTATGTTATGCACACTCCAAAAATGACAtattagcaagtggaaataccttgaataCAAGGTTCAAAaactagtatttcctattataagaaaCAATAAAACCAAATCTAAGGctattaagcctatttctagtcatttttactcatttcaagcttgaaatagtcttgttctattgacAGATAAATTAGTAATGTTTGGTATCTTCTATCTAGAAAGAAGCAGAATCTTTCTGTTCTATTTCTACTATATCCAAGTTgtatttaaagcttgaaattagtgaaaaaaatgtctagaaatagttttattaatcttatatttggtttgttgTGATCATATTACCTTATAGAAAATTCTAGATGAATGTGACTATATCCAAGTTGTATTTTCCCTTTCTAAGATTGCTGTTTTTGTCATGTATCAACATAGCTTTTTTGTTATACTGCATTGTGCATTGTCcagtaatgtatatttttatttataaaccagAAAGCGTAACGtctcttgaagactttccttgGCAGAAAAATGATTCCTGACTGTTAGAAAgtggacactggagactccttccataaatattcaaTAATATCTTCTCATAGAAACCTTTACCATGTCGACTATTATACAGTTtcctttgttaaacaacacttttaaaaaaaaatctgtttggaTTATGTGGAATCTGTTACAGCTCCCTGTGTAAATATAttctagaaaaaaataacatattagaagagcacattaatataaacctgtgatttgccttgcagctggcaATAATTACAATTTCTTGGCTTGTGAAACGATTAGAAAAGTGATAAAGTTTCCAGAAATTACACTAGTTACAAGTTTCACTAATATTTGCAGTTATGTGTATGACAACTAATGATCAACCCAAACTGCATAATCATGACACACCTAGTCACTGTAGATGTTAAGCTCTTTGATGTAGAAATGAAAAAGTCCCATACAGCAAGGAACAGAAAGGTAGAGGAATGGAATTCTGGTGAAACAGTCGTATTGTCTACACTGAGTGTGACATTGGCTTTACTGAACACTTATGTTTGGCAAATGTTAAAAGCCTCAGCCTCAACAAGCGTGTGCAAGCGATTTTAAAAGTGACCTGTATGTGCTGCTGATAAAAGTGGAACTGCATGTTATATGAATATAATAGAGTATGCATAATGATAGAATAATATTCTAAATAATTCGGATGCACACTGGAGGTTTTTCTTTCAAATTCCAGATTTAAAGGACATGTCCAAGATGATCTTACGTACCAGTGGCCCACCTGTGCTCCCAGAAGGCTATAAACTGAGCTTGCATATCTCTCAGACAGACGCTGAGAGAGTGAGGATCTTCAGGGCCAGGTCCACCAAGCAGGCAGAGGCCTCTCTGAGTGAGTTACAACAGAATCACATTCATGTTTTAGTCTTAAATAACATGAACATTGATCTTTTAATGTAATGTGGTCACAAAGTCAGTCCCAAGTCCAGTTACACCCAAAAAGAATGTTATAAAAACGTCAAGTTTACAGTAGTAAACAGTTTTATTAGATCATAGAAACAAACTTGAGTAGTACTGATTTTTTGTGAAGATCCTACCTAGTTTCCACAGGCAAATCCTGTAGCTTATAATAgcactacatggtcaaaagtatgtgaacacctgaccatcacaccctaAACCgttgctacaaagttggaagtacacactttgtatactgtagcattacaatttgccttcactggaactaaggtgTCCAAACCTATTTtatcatgacaatgcccctgtgcacaaagcaagatccatgaagacatggtttgtcaaggttggagtggtagaactcaagtggcctgaacggagccctgacttcaaccccactgaacacttttgggatgaactggaatgcagaCTTCACCCCCAggtctcctcacccaacatcaatgcctgacctcactaatgctcttatgcACCAATGCTCACTATGGctaaatgagcaaatccccatagccacgctccaaaatctagtgaaaagccttctcaaaagagtagaggttattataacagcaaagggagactACAGCtgcaatgggatgttcaacaagcaatGGGTGtaatgatcaggtgtccacaaagttTTGGTTATATAGTGTATCAGTCCTACATTATATAAGTAGATGGGAAAACTAGATATGACCAGCAAATTCAATGGGAGTACCTGTTAACTgatacaattatccaatcatccaCTCCTGTTTTCAGCAGTATAATGCACAAAATCATCCAGATGCAGGtcaagttcacatcaaacatcagtacAAGGTAAAATATCATCTCACTGACTTTGACTGTAGcctggttgttggtgccagactggCTAgtatgagtatttcagaaactgctgctctcctggTATTTTCGCACACAACAGTCtacagagtttacacagaattttgtgaaaaacaaaaagcatctattgagcggcagttctgcagacacaaaagccttgttgatgacagaggtcagaggagaatagaCAGGtatggttcaagctgacaggaagtctacattAACACTAATCAAGTGAAGTctggtttttattgtcattcccctgtatagcttgtatacattggaacaaaatgtcatttctacaACACACAACAGTACACAAgattacataaagtgcaaatacacaacagtgtgagatgagtgctgGACAATAACTACACAGAACAATATgtgcagaacaataaatacataggaATTAAATACACAGACCATGGACTATTAAGTAATGTAGCAGCAATAAGTGTAGCAGCAGTATTGGCAGCAAAAAAAGTTTCATAAATAGTGTCTGAGGCAGCTTTGTAATGTGTGCAGTGCTATTGAGTCATACTGGTGTAGGTGTATGTGATCAGAGACTGTGCAGTTCCTGTAGCACATGGTGAGACAGCTAGTCAGGACACTCTCTATTGTCCCTCTGTAGAAGGTGGTGAGGATGGGAATGGGGGAGGCtggctctcttcagcctccaAAGGAAGTGGCTGAAGTTGGCtaggcaggtggtgttgagagtgcaGGAGATGTCCTTGGTCATGTACACACCAGGAAACTTGGATCACTGAACTAATGAACACCCTTTacagctgtggtgagcagaaaagcatctcagaatgaacaGCACTTCAAACCTAGACGTAAACCTGGTCTCTTATCACCTATAAACAGGAatatgaggctacagtgggtacAGGCTTTAGGATCCTGGTTTTGGATGTCACTGGGATCACATTGTTAAAAAATATCATTCCgaagtttgatgtgaacattaactgaagctcctgacctgtacctgtatgattttatgGACTGTGCTGCTactgaataattgcatgaatgaaaaGGGATACAAGCGTTCCAATTAATGTGGCCAGTGACAGTATATactaatgtaaaatataatgtgaTCACATATCAATATTATAAAATCTACAAGGTTAAAATTTTAAAtctataaaatgtaatttaccTATATGTATCATCAAAAGTTCATctcaaaactgcacaaattaaAGTAAATTGATCTTTATTGTTTGCTTTATTCCAGAAAGTATATTCCTCGGTTTGTTCCAGAAGGAGTATCCTTTAGTGCTGAACACAAAGCAACTTGCTAATGAAGTCCCCTATCAAGGTGGCAAGTCTGAGCTAGTGTTCTATGTGGAGGGCCTTCACTTTCCAGATAAGGACTTTGATGGGCTACTTACGATCAACCTTAGTCTTTTAGAGCCTTTTGCTGAGGTCAGTGCAAGCTAAAACCTTGTCCATATTTCAGTGGCTTTTCTGTAGCATGCAAGGGAATACTGAAAACATAGATCATTAATACCTTTCTATCAAAATGGATGTCCTAATGTGTACATAATTCGCTGTCTGTCTCATTAACTGTACCCTGTGGTTTTGGCAAAGGAATAGAATGTAATTGTTAAGGCAGGATCTGTTTTGGGTTTTCTAGGGTTTCCCAGAGACCCCAATTTTCACAGATAAGGTCATGTTCCGTGTTGCTCCTTGGATTATGACACCCAATACTCTTAAACCTTTGGAAGTCTTTGTCTGCAGGTAAGATGACCAATTTGTTAATCCTTATTTatactatacaatacacacTATTCTCTTCATTGCTTATTATCTTTAATCATTAACTAATCAAAGATAACACTTGTTGAACAGTCTTATGTACATTTCGAAGTGATAGTATCACTTAGCCCTGGACATGTGCATTGGGATCCCACGGGATTCTACAACAAAGAAGTTGCATGAACAAGCAGTTTTTACTTTCGTTTTGTTGCTAGCGGACGGTCAGATGTGAGCTTGCAGGACAAAAAGGGCCACGTTTATTAACATGAGAGAGTACTGGGTTTTCAAGCGGTTCTGTGGGATGAATTTACAgtgttaattcattcatccttaaTAACTACTTTATGTGGATTAgcattgctgtggtttaaataaatactaatttgtttacattttgggaAATGGAACCAGCCAcgttcattagaaaatatctaGTAGGTAGAAACAAAACTAAActgcaggagtgggtgggattggtcaagtgCATCTacgggagtgggtgggattagtCAAGAGTGTCGGTGGGAGTGGGTAGTGAATACTGGCTGAATCCTTTCGTTCAATGTACCAACAGCACATCCGATAACCTTGAGTTTCTGAAGGGCATAAAGCAACTGGTACAGAAAAGTGGACTCAAACTGAAAATATGCCATGAGTACATGAACCGAGGAGATCGCTGGATGCAGGTTTGGGCTAATCAATTGTTTGTCACTGATCtgtgaactttttaaaaatgcatttaaatttgGTAGTTTAAACTGCAAAAGGTTTACTGAATATTGACAGGATACCTGGATATGCTATACTTGtgagcatactgtatatatattttatatatacttgTAAGCAGCTTGAGTTGTCCCCATTGCTGTTGCTCTGCAGGATGAGCTTGAGTTCGGCTATATTGATTCTCCTCACCACATGTTTCCTGTGGTCCTGGACTCGCCACGAAATGGAGACCTTGACAATTTCCCCTATAATGTTTTACTGGTATGACTGATAAGTTGCAACATTCTGTGTAGTTGTACTGATGTCCATTAAGGCCACTGAGAGGAAGTCCATTTAAGTTTACTTGTACATCGTCATGTTCCATTTAAATAGTTTACTGCATTTTGTTTCactaaaacttaaaaaaaaaacaaacaaaaaaaaagatttgtcaTTGACTGttgctgtttttattacattatttacacacCACCTAGCTCAACATTTCAGATTTTAGAAAATCCATTTCTGATATTCACTAGTTTGCTGCACTCGAAACGAAAGCTGATTTTActtgacaaaaacaacaactttagaAATACTAAATCTGTCTCAGGGTCCAGACTTTGGCTATGTGACCCGCTATGCTTCAAGAAAAGAGGTGAGCAGCTTGGATTCGTTTGGTAATCTGGAGGTGAGCCCCCCTGTCACTGTGAATGGGAAGAACTATCCATTCGGCCGGATCATCATTGGTGTGGCCTTCCCTACGTGAGTAATAACTCAAAGGCCTTAAATATGTTGCAGATTAGatattgggcctcatttatcaagctggatataaACTTTTACTTTATCTGTAAAGTGTTTGCAGGAGCATTAACACAAGCAATGATGTTCATGAAAATCTTAgttgtttgaagaaaaaaaagtttaggaTACTTAAATTTAGAAGACTCACCAATATCAACCTTaaattcaaatcatataattggCATGACTTCCTGCAATTTGTCTTTACACATTATGCTGTAAAAAACAtgtcaatttaaaaatgtatatatattttttattttgtaaacttCACCATTTCAaattaatgacttgaaagaaCACTAATCAAAGAAATTGATCAATTAAGACACATAAGACTTAGCTATTTCCTGGTATCCTATTTGCCgtgaattctcccaccttgTACCAAGTGTTCCTAGAATTGGCTcaggatccactgcaaccctaaCTAGGATTAACATTTACACACcgctttactaaaagattgataaatggtGCCTGGTGTTTGTGCATTTATACAAGTAAAGACAAAGAATGTCTTACCGTTTCAATAGCACAGAGGATGGCCGCAATATGACCAAAGTGGTGCAGGACTTCCTGTGGGCTCAGAAGGTTCAGGAGCCCATTGCTCTCTACTCTGATTGGCTCGTGGTGGGTCATGTGGATGAGTTTATGAGTTTTGTCCCAGCTCCTGACAGAAAGGTACATTTTAAAGTCAACATGACTTGGAGGCTTTATTTACACATCAGATCTTGTGCGTATTTACTCTGCTGCCTTTGTAGCTCTGACTTTAATCCTTTCATTATTGTTCAGGGATTCAGACTGCTGCTGGCCAGCCCTGATGCAGCATATAAAGTGTTCAGGACATTGCAGAATAAAGGACATGGGCATGCTAAGATGTTTCCAGGTGAATGTTGGCAGCTGTTCTTTTAGATTTTCAATATTTCTGTCATCTCCTGTAACATTGTTGGTAAACATCACTAATCTGTTGCTTTAACAGGGACTCAGGAAGAAGTCAGTGTTGATATGATCTTGAGTGACAAGGAGTTtcaaacagaaaacaattatGTCCAGGTTAGTGATCTGGTTCAAATCAGCAGGCCTGTGAACATAGAAGCTCACAGGTGGTACAGTCTTGTAAAGTACTGTCTTTGACGATGTGCATGTGGTCCTGGACTaaattaaatggaaataaagtCCTGAAACTTAAAACCTCTGTCTTTCTGCTTCCCTAAATTTCTctcttggtttttttcccccaatcaGAGCTGTATTGACTGGAACAGG from Ictalurus furcatus strain D&B chromosome 11, Billie_1.0, whole genome shotgun sequence carries:
- the padi2 gene encoding protein-arginine deiminase type-2 isoform X1, with protein sequence MEQQKKTTTVRKRNVPHSDANVSQRTYRLKINNTLRAVYVVGTKLKINLGSCAPLQSKFFSVKCTPNVQYQVFSQVQAGKSLSSPQPLGRDTVLLISMEAASLQPNDSKLSVRFYGDKSEILGNALLHLTAVEISLDVDADRDGIVEKNNPNKASWKWGPKGHGAILLVNCDSESSYYKKVDSESEEITKVSDLKDMSKMILRTSGPPVLPEGYKLSLHISQTDAERVRIFRARSTKQAEASLKSIFLGLFQKEYPLVLNTKQLANEVPYQGGKSELVFYVEGLHFPDKDFDGLLTINLSLLEPFAEGFPETPIFTDKVMFRVAPWIMTPNTLKPLEVFVCSTSDNLEFLKGIKQLVQKSGLKLKICHEYMNRGDRWMQDELEFGYIDSPHHMFPVVLDSPRNGDLDNFPYNVLLGPDFGYVTRYASRKEVSSLDSFGNLEVSPPVTVNGKNYPFGRIIIGVAFPTTEDGRNMTKVVQDFLWAQKVQEPIALYSDWLVVGHVDEFMSFVPAPDRKGFRLLLASPDAAYKVFRTLQNKGHGHAKMFPGTQEEVSVDMILSDKEFQTENNYVQSCIDWNRDLLKKELGLDDEDIIDLPVLFKVMSEKNRAVAFYPDMVNMIVLGKNLGIPKPFGPQVNGKCALETETCSLLEPLGLNCSFIDDFTSYHKLLGEVHCGSNVRRKPFDFKWWNLEL
- the padi2 gene encoding protein-arginine deiminase type-2 isoform X2, with amino-acid sequence MTSPRTLRLDVDKLTTTLYVLGRKLTVNLTRCAPLQSKFFSVKCTPNVQYQVFSQVQAGKSLSSPQPLGRDTVLLISMEAASLQPNDSKLSVRFYGDKSEILGNALLHLTAVEISLDVDADRDGIVEKNNPNKASWKWGPKGHGAILLVNCDSESSYYKKVDSESEEITKVSDLKDMSKMILRTSGPPVLPEGYKLSLHISQTDAERVRIFRARSTKQAEASLKSIFLGLFQKEYPLVLNTKQLANEVPYQGGKSELVFYVEGLHFPDKDFDGLLTINLSLLEPFAEGFPETPIFTDKVMFRVAPWIMTPNTLKPLEVFVCSTSDNLEFLKGIKQLVQKSGLKLKICHEYMNRGDRWMQDELEFGYIDSPHHMFPVVLDSPRNGDLDNFPYNVLLGPDFGYVTRYASRKEVSSLDSFGNLEVSPPVTVNGKNYPFGRIIIGVAFPTTEDGRNMTKVVQDFLWAQKVQEPIALYSDWLVVGHVDEFMSFVPAPDRKGFRLLLASPDAAYKVFRTLQNKGHGHAKMFPGTQEEVSVDMILSDKEFQTENNYVQSCIDWNRDLLKKELGLDDEDIIDLPVLFKVMSEKNRAVAFYPDMVNMIVLGKNLGIPKPFGPQVNGKCALETETCSLLEPLGLNCSFIDDFTSYHKLLGEVHCGSNVRRKPFDFKWWNLEL